The following DNA comes from Flammeovirgaceae bacterium.
TCCTTGAAGCCCATGTTGAGCATTTCGTCAGCTTCGTCCAGCACCAGGAATTTGATGGTGGTGAGGTCCACTACCTTGCGCGACAGCAAATCTATCAGCCGGCCCGGGGTGGCCACGATAATGTGCGCGCCCCTTTTGATTTTCCTTATTTGGTCCGATATGCTGGCCCCGCCATATACGGTCACAATGTTAAGCGCCTTAATGGATTTACTGAAATTTTCCAGGTCGTTGGTAATCTGTACGCTAAGCTCACGCGTGGGCGCCAGGATGAGTGCCTGGGTGGTTTTGTCCCCCGGGTCCACCAATTCAATTAAAGGAAGGCCAAAAGCCGCGGTTTTTCCTGTGCCTGTCTGGGCAAGGCCTACCACGTCCTTGTCCCCTTTTAAGAGTATGGGAATCGCCTGCTCCTGAATGGGAGTGGGCGCTTCAAACCCCATGTCCGTAATCGTCTTTACTACTTCCCCGGACAAACCAAGGGCATCAAATGGTTTCATAAGCTAATAGTTGTCTTTAATGATTACATGGAACCACCAGTTAATATCATGCCGTTGGGCACAATGAAAATGGCGATTTCACTTATTTTATTTTTGTGATAAAGTAAGGCCAGACGAAGCACCTTACATCTTAAACGCTGCGGTCATGCAGCTCAGGGAGGCAATCCATCCAATCTTAATAATACCGCAAAGGTAAGTTAAATTATCCAAAGTAATAATTTTGCTGTGCGGAGGCTGTTTTGCCAAATTTATCGAAAGGAGTTGGCCCAAAACCCGTATATCCTTCTGGATAGATCCATAATAATCCCCTAAATTAGTTGTGGCAATACAATTACCATCCATTGAAAAAACTTAAATTTTTTTTCGCCTTTGAAGTCCCTGCCCTGGTGGTTTTGGGCTTCTACCTAGGTGGTTGGTGGAATTTTCTGGCCATTGGGTCTGCTTTCATTGTCCTTCCCCTTCTGGACCACATCATTGGAATTGACGCCTCAAATGTTGGACAGGATCAAGCCAAAATTGTAGGAAACCAGCTTTACTATCGATTTGTCACCTACATCTGGACGTTCGTGCAATTAAGTATTGTCTTTTGGGGAGCGTATGTGGTGGCCACCGGAATGCTTCTCCACTGGTATGAATGGGCCGGGTTCATCATTGGTTTTTCATTAGTAACAGGGGGTATCGGTATTACGGTTGCCCACGAACTGGGCCACAAAAAATCAGGATTGGAAAGGTTTTACAGCAAGCTGTTACTGATGACGGTCTGCTATATGCACTTTTACATCGAGCACAACCGGGGGCATCACGTGCAGGTAGCTACCCTGGCAGACCCTGCCACTGCGCGGAAAAACGAAACGGTCTACTCGTTTTGGATACGATCAGTATTTACAGGATACCTGCACGCCTGGAAGTTGGAAAGGAAACGATTGGAGGGAAAAGGACTATTCGCATTCCACTTTCAAAACCAAATGATTGCGTTCACTTTACTTCCTTTGTTTTTTTGTGCTTTGCTCACCTTGCTGTTCAGTTTCCCTGGCCCCGTCAACTGGCACATACCCCTCTTCTTTTTTGCCCAAAGTGTGGTTGCTTTTACTTTATTGGAGCTGGTTAATTATGTGGAGCACTATGGCATATTAAGAAAGGAGAAAAACGGAAAACCAGAACGGGTCAATCCTTTGCATTCCTGGAACTCAAGCCATGTGGTCAGTAATTTCTTTTTATTCCAACTGCAGCGCCATTCTGACCACCACGCCAATGCGATCAAACGCTATCAGGTTTTAAACCACTATGACTATAGCCCCCAATTGCCATCCGGCTACCCCACCATGGTCATGATAGCCCTCCTTCCTCCCCTTTGGTTCCGTTTAATGAACCCAAGGTTGGAGGAATGGGAGGGGAAGGTGTACCACTAGCCCATTGCAGCCTGACTAAAACTAGTTGTCCTTAAACCAACTGAGTTGGGCCGCCTTCACTTTTTCCATGTACGTTGCCCATTCCTTATCAAAAAACAACCGGGCCTGGGCCACAAACCCATCAATCAATTCCTCAGCCACTTCAACGCGCTCAATATCCTGCCGGGAAGGTTTGTACAATCTTGCCCGCAATGCATTTTGTGCCTCATACAGTTTGGATTGGGGCGTTACTTCAAAAGAACTCCACGCGCCTATTTGCTTATTGGGGCGCGGGGCGCGGGCTTTGTCCAGCAAATGGCCGAGGCGTTCCTTCATATCCAGTGACGCTTTCTTTATTTCCCCCGGCCCACCGCCTGCATTTAATTGCTGAAGGACGTTATCCACCACCTGGCCACTTTCTTCAACATCGCGGAGCGCATTGGCCAATTTCCCCGCGGCCTTGTCCAGCATCTTCAATATGAGGTAATGGGCTTCATCCACTTCGTTTGAATGGTCAAACCTTGGGTCAGGAATTACTTTTACCGTTGTGGAATCTTTCTTTCCCTTATAGCTAAGCACAACCTTATAGTCACCGGGCAATACAGGAATGCCCTTGGGGCCCTCACCCTGGTAAGCACCGGGAAGCCGTGTTTCATGCTCGTCCAACTTCCAGGTGAGGTAATTCAGTCCGTCATCAACGGAAGAAGCGGGCAAAGTTTGTACCCATCCGTTGGCTGCGTCATAAACCTGCGCGGTCACTTTCGCACTATCCTTTTCCAACTTTTTTTCAACATAAAAGGGTACCTGCACCCTGCCAAATGGCCTGTTCCCGCCTTCAAAAGTGGTATGGAACCCCGTCCAGATATTCCCGGGAGGGTTAATGAAAATCCCCTTCACCTGGACCGCAGGGTTGACGGGGAATACCGCAAAACCCTTGCCGGCCCCGCGTGCAATTTCCCTTAAAGAAAGGAGGTCGTCCAAAATCCAAATGGAGCGCCCAAAGGTCCCCACGATCAAAGCGGATTCGCGTTCCTGGATCGCCAGGTCCATGGTGGACACCGGGGGGAACCCGTTGCGAAATTGCGCCCAGGTTTGCCCTTCGTCAATGCTGGCCCACAGGCCATTTTCAGTGCCCAGGAAAACAAGCCTGGGTTCTTCCGTATCCTGTTTCACCGAGAGGGCATACCCTTTTACTTTTGTGCCATCCACCACGCGTTGCCATGTCTTGCCAAAATCTTTGGTCCGGTAGAGATAGGGGCTAAAATCGCCTTTCCTGTAATTATTCGCTACCAACCAGGCTTCTCCTTCATTATAACGGGAAGCACTTATTTGCTGAACCCAACTTTCCTTTGGCAACCCTTTGATATTTGCAGTAAGGTTGTTCCACGTTCGCCCTCCGTTTTGGGTCAGTTGCACATTCCCATCGTCCGTTCCCACCCATATTATTTCATCATCGAGTTTGCTGGGCGCAATGGTTAAAATCGAATTATAAATTTCCGCCCCCGAAGCATCAATGGTAAGCCCGCCATAGTCCTGCTTTTGATGGTCGGGATTGTTGGTGGTAAGGTCGGGCGATATGATTTCCCACGTCCTCCCTTTATCTGTTGTCTTGTGCACAAATTGACTGCCATAATAGGCCGTGGCGCTGTTGTTCGGGTCCTGCGCAAAAGCCGCGTTCCAATTGAAACGAAGACGGGTATGGATGTCTGGTGCAGGGGGGGCAATGCTTTGGTAATAGCCGGTCAATTTATCATAGCGATAGAGGTTCCCATTTTGTGAGGTGCCATACCCAAACCTGGAGTTGGCCGAGTCGGGCGAAACATAAAACCCATCACCGCCTACCAGGTATTGCCAATACAATGTCCTGATGCCCCCGCGTTTCCAAACGTAGCCCGGGCCGGACCAATTCCCATTGTCTTGCAGCCCTCCGTATACGTTGTAAGGAACGTCATTGTCAACATTGATATGGTAGAATTGCCCTACGGGAATGCTTTCGGGAAAATACCAGCTCCTTCCTTTATCGTGCGTGATGCCAATGCCCCCGTCCCCTCCAATAATAAAAAAAGTGGGGTCGGAAGGGTCGATCCAAAAGGCATGGAAGTCGGCATGTATGCCCTTTGTTTCATCTGCCGGTATCATGGGCTCGGGGTCAAAGCTTTTTCCTCCATCCACGCTTACCGATAAGGGCTGGTAGATGTTGTACAACCGGTTTTCGTCAACCGGGTCCACCGCCAAATCCTGAAAGTAGAAAGGCCTATTGTTGGTAAACCGGGGGTTATCGTTGACCATTGCCCATGAACGCCCCCCATCTTCGCTGCGGTACAATGCATTTTTGGTGGCTTCTATTTTAGCATACACCCGGTTTGGGTTGCTCCTCGCAATGGCTATCCCCATGCGCCCCAATTCCCCTTTGGGCAACCCGTTTTTGGCACCCAGTTTGTCCCACGTTTTGCCACCATCATAAGTAAGGTACAAGCCCGAGCCGGGGCCCCCGGAGGTAAAACTATAAGGTGTCCGGTGGTGTTCGTACAGGGCCGCAAATATCTTGCTGGGGTTGAAGGGATCCATCACCATGTCCCCCACACCCGACCGGTTGTTGGTGAAAAGTATGTTTTCCCATGTCGCCCCACCATCGGTGGTTTTGAAAACGCCCCGGTTATTGTCCGGGGTAAAGGGATCGCCCATTGTCCCCACATAAACGGTATTGGGGTTTTTAGGGTCAATAAGTATTCTATGGATGGCTTTGGAGGTTTCCAGGCCAACCTTTTTCCAGGACACGCCACCGTCAACGCTTTTAAACAGTCCCAATCCCAGATTCATGGAGTTGCGGGGGTTTCCTTCGCCTGTCCCCACCCACACCACACTGGGGTTGTCCTGTTGCACGGCCACCGCGCCAATGTTTTGGGTAGGGGCATCGTCAAAAATACTTTCCCAGGCACTCCCCCCATTCTGGGATTTCCACACGCCCCCGGATGCCGCACCAACGTAAATAACCTTGGTATTGGACTGCACCACATCGATGGCGGTGATGCGCCCGCTCATGTTGGCCGGCCCTACATTACGGATTTTCAGGTTGGCAAGCTTTTCAAAATCCAATGTTTGTGCCGATGCAGGCACCGGGGCTGCCGCCAGGGCAAAGAATGCAAAGAATGGTATCCAAGTGTGTTTTGACATGCAGAAGAAAATTTGGTAACGAAAATGCAATTACCGGAAACCACAGGATTTAAGTCATGATAATTCTATGACTGGTAGGTTTTTGTGGGCAGGCCAAAAGGAAAAAATACGACCCAGGGCAGCCGGGGCCTTCAAGGCCGCTTTGCCCTATCTTTGAGGGGCCAACAGCTTGCATGGCAAATCTTATACCTTCACTTCACGCTCTTCCACTTTGCCCAACTTCCTCGTTCCTGCCTTGCGGGCTTTCCTCACGTCAACGGCCACCACTTTGTATTCGGGACACAGGGCCTCGGAGTCGGCCACACCGGAAGTAAGGACATTTACCAGCATCTCGGGAAAGTGGAACGTGGTGCTCAATACGCCAGGCTTTACTTCATCGGTAACACGGGCTTTCAAATCCACTTTGCCCCGGGCAGAACTCACGCACACGATGTCACCGTCTTTTATTCCCTTGTCCTCTGCATCTTGCGCGTTTATCAACAATACGTCTTCCGTCAGGATGTCCACATTGGGCGTCCTCCTGGTCATTGCGCCACAATTGTAGTGTTCCAGTTCGCGGTTGGTGGTAAGAATGAAGGGGAAGGATTCACTGTTCTCCAAAATTTCAGAAGACTCTTTGAAGTCGTAGAACAGGATTTGGCCTTTCCCAATCTTAAATTCTTTTTGGTGCATGATCTCGGTGCCCTTGCCATCTTCCAATACCGGCCATTGTTTTCCATTGTCGCCAAGTTCGTCCCATTTTACGCCTTTAAAGAACGGCACTATCCGTGAAATTTCCTCCAAGGCGGTCCGGGGGTGGTAGTCGGGCTGTGGGTAGCCCATCCGGTTCATGATGTCAACGATGATCTGGCCATCCACCCGGGTCCCGGGCAGGGGGTCCACGACCGCGTTCACCCTTTGTATCCGCCTCTCCCCATTGGTGAAGGTGCCGCTCTTTTCCAGGAAAGATGCGGCCGGGAGGATTACGTCCGCCATCTTTGCCGTCTCCGTCATAAACAGCTCGCTCACCACAAAAAGGTCAAGATTGGAAAGGGCCTTTTTCACATGGTTGGAATTCGGGTCTGTTTGCACCACATCCTCCCCGATTATCCACAGTCCTTTCAGCTTGCCTTCAATGGCGGCATCAAACATCTCGGGGATTTTGTAGCCCGCCTGCATCGGAAGGTCAACACCATAAAATTCCTGGAAAAGGTTGTGGTTGGTGGGGTCGTCCACGGCAAGGTACCCGGCCCCCTGGTGGGGCTGCACCCCCATATCGGCCATGCCCTGCACATTGTTTTGTCCCCGCAAGGGGTTGACCCCTACACCCGGCCTACCCACGTTCCCGGTGATCATGGCCAGGTCGGCAATAAGGGTAACCGTAAAGGTCCCCTGGAAATGTTCGGTTACCCCCAGGCCGTGGAAAGACATGGCGTTTTTTGCCTTGGCATAGGCCAGGGCCGC
Coding sequences within:
- a CDS encoding alkane 1-monooxygenase, which gives rise to MKKLKFFFAFEVPALVVLGFYLGGWWNFLAIGSAFIVLPLLDHIIGIDASNVGQDQAKIVGNQLYYRFVTYIWTFVQLSIVFWGAYVVATGMLLHWYEWAGFIIGFSLVTGGIGITVAHELGHKKSGLERFYSKLLLMTVCYMHFYIEHNRGHHVQVATLADPATARKNETVYSFWIRSVFTGYLHAWKLERKRLEGKGLFAFHFQNQMIAFTLLPLFFCALLTLLFSFPGPVNWHIPLFFFAQSVVAFTLLELVNYVEHYGILRKEKNGKPERVNPLHSWNSSHVVSNFFLFQLQRHSDHHANAIKRYQVLNHYDYSPQLPSGYPTMVMIALLPPLWFRLMNPRLEEWEGKVYH